Proteins found in one Dermacentor silvarum isolate Dsil-2018 chromosome 8, BIME_Dsil_1.4, whole genome shotgun sequence genomic segment:
- the LOC119461442 gene encoding sodium-dependent transporter bedraggled isoform X2, which yields MQTLTPLRSELLYAILVRERVIRETSFQSRRAAFFDDVSVHGASFLNGSVQETARPREETSTGGGGSHDALRTPASADDESRRAAHGLWSHDLFSVFASFFSIFGLFSVTRFSLLVHIYKACFVLQFFVLSAVFGVPFLYLQMSLGQYLGSGILDMWYISPAFKGVGLALMMVYMVCGVYLAVPVSWLFFYFRDSFIKARDAYRWSICQARFASGGCYKNNSSSPEFLGWTTASYFHGRVLDRRAAPQASGIGDLKFELAFNLGVVWLLVFIALSRGLKSFGKILAILGILSMCLLVFITIRMTEQWGGGITELFRADWKGVLSDTNSWVVAAREVFITWGLFGALALHVNSRNKFSSNITRNMICVTVLVCTVLVLVAMLFASVAHLLRTHGMILVSSSFEEESTVRFLQSVNGSWPPMDQSVPVNLLAGVLLQGPRKHNLLSGYQVARFAVEVFPAALSAEGGRSISPFWPICFFVMLASLGLGHLICIWNCIVDAVVYIRPKFFTKWRTIVTFITCTVGFLLGLFFATDATLHLMLFLDVWLGSLWWIVALYFIMLIVVLFIQGKPFGTDKLVKMIVQKERSKSLYLPLLTFHWNVLLPIAFLMLSIAFMRSGHLAMFSPESLSLFYHYWSPWVGSFCVLLQTLPLLGVALVAVVEGLKIVVFSKNQAQMHERIESWCCPTFITTSPATETPPAAPEPSQGVSNIAFEEDVPPKYSPPPSYSTATARMILKELHKCQQQPTPTSSSRSSLMNRERVDKIRLSFSDLQFNLTSRSPPREDSSDA from the exons ATGCAAACACTCACGCCTCTCCGTAGCGAACTCCTCTACGCGATCCTTGTGCGGGAGCGAGTAATACGCGAAACTAGCTTCCAGAGCCGACGGGCGGCTTTCTTCGACGACGTCTCTGTGCATGGTGCGAGTTTCTTGAACGGCAG CGTGCAAGAGACGGCCAGGCCGCGGGAGGAAACGTCGacgggcggcggcggcagccaCGATGCCTTGCGGACCCCGGCCTCCGCGGACGACGAGAGCCGGCGCGCCGCGCACGGCCTCTGGTCGCACGACCTGTTCTCCGTGTTCGCCTCCTTCTTCAGCATCTTCGGGCTCTTCAGCGTCACCAGGTTCTCTCTGCTGGTGCATATTTATAAAG CGTGCTTCGTGCTGCAGTTCTTCGTGCTCTCGGCGGTGTTCGGCGTGCCCTTCCTGTACCTTCAGATGTCTCTGGGCCAGTACTTGGGCAGCGGCATCCTCGACATGTGGTACATATCGCCCGCTTTCAAAG GCGTGGGCCTGGCCCTGATGATGGTCTACATGGTGTGTGGCGTCTACCTGGCCGTGCCTGTGTCGTGGCTTTTCTTCTACTTCCGCGACTCGTTCATCAAAGCAAGGGACGCTTACCGGTGGTCCATCTGCCAAGCACGGTTCGCCTCGGGAG GGTGCTACAAGAACAATTCATCGTCTCCAGAGTTCTTGGGCTGGACCACGGCCTCCTATTTCCA TGGCCGGGTGCTGGATCGGAGGGCGGCGCCGCAAGCGAGCGGCATCGGGGACCTCAAGTTCGAGTTGGCCTTCAACCTGGGCGTCGTCTGGCTCCTTGTGTTCATCGCCCTCAGCCGAGGCCTCAAGTCTTTCGGGAAG ATTCTGGCCATCCTGGGCATCCTGTCCATGTGCCTGCTGGTGTTCATCACCATCCGCATGACGGAACAGTGGGGCGGTGGCATTACGGAGCTCTTCAGGGCCGACTGGAAGGGCGTCCTCTCCGACACCAAC TCATGGGTGGTGGCAGCACGTGAAGTCTTCATCACGTGGGGGCTGTTCGGAGCCCTTGCGCTGCACGTGAACAGTCGCAACAAGTTTTCGAGCAACATTACAAG GAACATGATCTGCGTGACAGTGCTGGTGTGCACTGTGCTCGTGCTGGTCGCAATGCTGTTCGCCAGCGTGGCGCATCTCTTGCGCACTCACGGCATGATTCTAGTCAGCTCGTCGTTCG AGGAAGAGTCCACCGTGCGGTTCCTACAGTCGGTGAACGGATCGTGGCCGCCGATGGACCAGTCGGTGCCTGTCAACCTGCTGGCTGGCGTGCTACTGCAGGGTCCGCGCAAGCACAACCTGCTCAGCGGCTACCAGGTGGCACGCTTCGCCGTCGAGGTGTTTCCGGCAGCGCTATCCGCCGAGGGAGGGCGGAGCATCTCGCCTTTCTGGCCCATCTGCTTCTTCGTCATGCTCGCCTCGTTGGGCCTCGGACACCTG ATATGCATCTGGAATTGCATTGTAGATGCTGTGGTGTACATCCGaccaaagtttttcacaaaatgGAGGACAATAGTTACCTTCATCACCTGCACAGTGGGGTTTCTTCTGGGGCTCTTCTTCGCCACCGAT GCAACTTTGCACCTTATGCTGTTTTTGGATGTGTGGCTGGGATCACTTTGGTGGATCGTCGCCCTGTATTTCATCATGCTCATAGTCGTGCTATTTATACAAG GTAAACCTTTTGGAACGGACAAGCTAGTCAAAATGATAGTGCAAAAGGAAAGGTCCAAGTCTCTCTACCTGCCACTGCTGACTTTCCATTGGAATGTTCTTCTACCAATAGCATTTTTG ATGCTGTCTATCGCATTCATGCGGTCAGGCCACTTGGCCATGTTCTCGCCAGAGTCGTTGTCCCTCTTCTACCACTACTGGTCACCTTGGGTTGGCTCGTTCTGCGTGCTCCTGCAGACGCTGCCACTTCTGGGCGTTGCCCTAGTGGCCGTAGTTGAAGGCCTCAAGATTGTCGTCTTCAGCAAGAACCAGGCTCAGATGCATGAG CGTATCGAATCCTGGTGCTGTCCGACGTTCATTACAACGTCTCCAGCAACAGAGACACCGCCTGCGGCGCCGGAGCCTTCGCAGGGGGTCTCCAACATTGCATTCGAAGAAGATGTGCCGCCAAAATACTCGCCACCCCCATCGTACTCAACTGCCACGGCACGTATGATCCTCAAGGAGTTGCACAAGTGCCAACAACAGCCTACGCCAACAAGCAGCAGCCGCAGTTCACTGATGAATCGTGAGCGCGTCGATAAGATTCGGTTGAGCTTCTCGGACCTTCAGTTCAACTTGACATCTCGAAGTCCACCGCGAGAAGACTCTTCAGATGCGTGA
- the LOC119461442 gene encoding sodium-dependent transporter bedraggled isoform X1, which yields MGNPDEASASSGSSPATVGAPAADAARRDPLQPLRPEVFHISGTRLSSEPGERPALQLPSTPPPPQNAAARQASLENGSLATESSFTDRTSSDSTSVQETARPREETSTGGGGSHDALRTPASADDESRRAAHGLWSHDLFSVFASFFSIFGLFSVTRFSLLVHIYKACFVLQFFVLSAVFGVPFLYLQMSLGQYLGSGILDMWYISPAFKGVGLALMMVYMVCGVYLAVPVSWLFFYFRDSFIKARDAYRWSICQARFASGGCYKNNSSSPEFLGWTTASYFHGRVLDRRAAPQASGIGDLKFELAFNLGVVWLLVFIALSRGLKSFGKILAILGILSMCLLVFITIRMTEQWGGGITELFRADWKGVLSDTNSWVVAAREVFITWGLFGALALHVNSRNKFSSNITRNMICVTVLVCTVLVLVAMLFASVAHLLRTHGMILVSSSFEEESTVRFLQSVNGSWPPMDQSVPVNLLAGVLLQGPRKHNLLSGYQVARFAVEVFPAALSAEGGRSISPFWPICFFVMLASLGLGHLICIWNCIVDAVVYIRPKFFTKWRTIVTFITCTVGFLLGLFFATDATLHLMLFLDVWLGSLWWIVALYFIMLIVVLFIQGKPFGTDKLVKMIVQKERSKSLYLPLLTFHWNVLLPIAFLMLSIAFMRSGHLAMFSPESLSLFYHYWSPWVGSFCVLLQTLPLLGVALVAVVEGLKIVVFSKNQAQMHERIESWCCPTFITTSPATETPPAAPEPSQGVSNIAFEEDVPPKYSPPPSYSTATARMILKELHKCQQQPTPTSSSRSSLMNRERVDKIRLSFSDLQFNLTSRSPPREDSSDA from the exons ATGGGCAACCCCGATGAGGCGTCGGCGTCTTCGGGAAGCAGCCCCGCGACGGTGGGCGCACCCGCTGCCGACGCGGCAAGGCGCGACCCCCTCCAACCCCTGCGGCCCGAGGTCTTCCACATCTCCGGCACGCGGCTCTCGTCCGAACCCGGCGAACGGCCCGCCCTGCAGCTGCCGTCGACTCCGCCGCCGCCTCAGAATGCGGCGGCGAGGCAGGCTTCGCTCGAGAACGGCTCCCTGGCCACGGAGAGCTCGTTCACCGACCGCACCAGCAGCGACTCAACCAG CGTGCAAGAGACGGCCAGGCCGCGGGAGGAAACGTCGacgggcggcggcggcagccaCGATGCCTTGCGGACCCCGGCCTCCGCGGACGACGAGAGCCGGCGCGCCGCGCACGGCCTCTGGTCGCACGACCTGTTCTCCGTGTTCGCCTCCTTCTTCAGCATCTTCGGGCTCTTCAGCGTCACCAGGTTCTCTCTGCTGGTGCATATTTATAAAG CGTGCTTCGTGCTGCAGTTCTTCGTGCTCTCGGCGGTGTTCGGCGTGCCCTTCCTGTACCTTCAGATGTCTCTGGGCCAGTACTTGGGCAGCGGCATCCTCGACATGTGGTACATATCGCCCGCTTTCAAAG GCGTGGGCCTGGCCCTGATGATGGTCTACATGGTGTGTGGCGTCTACCTGGCCGTGCCTGTGTCGTGGCTTTTCTTCTACTTCCGCGACTCGTTCATCAAAGCAAGGGACGCTTACCGGTGGTCCATCTGCCAAGCACGGTTCGCCTCGGGAG GGTGCTACAAGAACAATTCATCGTCTCCAGAGTTCTTGGGCTGGACCACGGCCTCCTATTTCCA TGGCCGGGTGCTGGATCGGAGGGCGGCGCCGCAAGCGAGCGGCATCGGGGACCTCAAGTTCGAGTTGGCCTTCAACCTGGGCGTCGTCTGGCTCCTTGTGTTCATCGCCCTCAGCCGAGGCCTCAAGTCTTTCGGGAAG ATTCTGGCCATCCTGGGCATCCTGTCCATGTGCCTGCTGGTGTTCATCACCATCCGCATGACGGAACAGTGGGGCGGTGGCATTACGGAGCTCTTCAGGGCCGACTGGAAGGGCGTCCTCTCCGACACCAAC TCATGGGTGGTGGCAGCACGTGAAGTCTTCATCACGTGGGGGCTGTTCGGAGCCCTTGCGCTGCACGTGAACAGTCGCAACAAGTTTTCGAGCAACATTACAAG GAACATGATCTGCGTGACAGTGCTGGTGTGCACTGTGCTCGTGCTGGTCGCAATGCTGTTCGCCAGCGTGGCGCATCTCTTGCGCACTCACGGCATGATTCTAGTCAGCTCGTCGTTCG AGGAAGAGTCCACCGTGCGGTTCCTACAGTCGGTGAACGGATCGTGGCCGCCGATGGACCAGTCGGTGCCTGTCAACCTGCTGGCTGGCGTGCTACTGCAGGGTCCGCGCAAGCACAACCTGCTCAGCGGCTACCAGGTGGCACGCTTCGCCGTCGAGGTGTTTCCGGCAGCGCTATCCGCCGAGGGAGGGCGGAGCATCTCGCCTTTCTGGCCCATCTGCTTCTTCGTCATGCTCGCCTCGTTGGGCCTCGGACACCTG ATATGCATCTGGAATTGCATTGTAGATGCTGTGGTGTACATCCGaccaaagtttttcacaaaatgGAGGACAATAGTTACCTTCATCACCTGCACAGTGGGGTTTCTTCTGGGGCTCTTCTTCGCCACCGAT GCAACTTTGCACCTTATGCTGTTTTTGGATGTGTGGCTGGGATCACTTTGGTGGATCGTCGCCCTGTATTTCATCATGCTCATAGTCGTGCTATTTATACAAG GTAAACCTTTTGGAACGGACAAGCTAGTCAAAATGATAGTGCAAAAGGAAAGGTCCAAGTCTCTCTACCTGCCACTGCTGACTTTCCATTGGAATGTTCTTCTACCAATAGCATTTTTG ATGCTGTCTATCGCATTCATGCGGTCAGGCCACTTGGCCATGTTCTCGCCAGAGTCGTTGTCCCTCTTCTACCACTACTGGTCACCTTGGGTTGGCTCGTTCTGCGTGCTCCTGCAGACGCTGCCACTTCTGGGCGTTGCCCTAGTGGCCGTAGTTGAAGGCCTCAAGATTGTCGTCTTCAGCAAGAACCAGGCTCAGATGCATGAG CGTATCGAATCCTGGTGCTGTCCGACGTTCATTACAACGTCTCCAGCAACAGAGACACCGCCTGCGGCGCCGGAGCCTTCGCAGGGGGTCTCCAACATTGCATTCGAAGAAGATGTGCCGCCAAAATACTCGCCACCCCCATCGTACTCAACTGCCACGGCACGTATGATCCTCAAGGAGTTGCACAAGTGCCAACAACAGCCTACGCCAACAAGCAGCAGCCGCAGTTCACTGATGAATCGTGAGCGCGTCGATAAGATTCGGTTGAGCTTCTCGGACCTTCAGTTCAACTTGACATCTCGAAGTCCACCGCGAGAAGACTCTTCAGATGCGTGA